The Hyalangium ruber genome includes a window with the following:
- a CDS encoding AAA family ATPase produces MRLPKKKPTPLKPIKLPGWVLPTLRPRVLLAQLRTRYRTDVAPLLQPEHDAEYEARLFATLKTSTLHKAHITVFPEYAWPASSVPQLRKWLEVSLEEGCACVLPFEHTLLSNLPELLDGMGVDATEAKTFIEELDAACGGIAREQGYCNFLLFAVRAKGKIHLVPQAKLAPAAFEELGPKRFIRGSYVRRIQGKNLSVATAICFDFIARDEATDVRPREALLGEARPDLLIVPECNPSPLNAVYARGLVALYADPAWARQPPVVLFTNVAAGTSLPGLKSSSFGSSRAFGMLGRVSSRADSFFHEFGGVVALRPAPSKGFDELPHPTQKLLTIRPEESAVCLTLPTLGSGPTKDPEAGRIHTDVEPLRYVAKEQRWQPIHHTARPPLVQGVQGIPTGLLEHARPGVHTQEEEDFARLLRQASGPLWVHGPPGSGKSMLTASQLHLLVVNPGLARVVWLDLSRSEGGSVDKLRAGLLQALGKPRAIDRSSKEQWGVIQQELSRRPTVLVLDSFEWWSGEGEAPLPAELRQMASYWPGRLVLTTRGAVPEGDAFIKVARLDASQAHAFLSQEVSRPVDRLLSDAVHRTLGGLPLALSWVAGMLRAGRPPEEISAGLEVAEQRRAQSVDADGLEELLKESTAQLPPQATALLGVLALLPAPVEHEDLADILGLSSQQVDEALGELEARNLVLRESRSEGKGGKVYGRHPVVRQFGREATALREHHQKLLEDWTLKLLRSHGGDRRWREFPQVWRRWEHLRAVLYWLSDSPLPAQQRRFLQGWRNADYPLWSGGRWRDRAALGRKALAVAKLLGAEAAHDEAHAAYDSVAETEWHLGITPLEGVWPLFEHAEALMTASGDRAGLVMVDYYRGRLLRHEKRLVEARARATKAETAARALQDERLLGLVLNLMAKVEMSEGNLLIARERFGEARECFKRQKDDEMVAIVDRNEGQLAFKQDLLGQALELLERSMSGFQALRLEVEEAEAANHHAQVLAKLGEFDEAEAEFRWARGIIEELGAAVREEEFKQTEKLIEASRKG; encoded by the coding sequence ATGCGCCTGCCGAAGAAGAAGCCGACCCCTCTGAAGCCGATCAAGCTGCCCGGATGGGTGCTGCCGACGCTGCGGCCCCGGGTGCTTCTGGCGCAGCTGCGCACCCGGTATCGGACGGACGTGGCCCCCCTGCTGCAGCCCGAGCACGACGCGGAGTACGAGGCCAGGCTCTTCGCGACGCTCAAGACCTCCACCCTCCACAAGGCGCACATCACCGTCTTTCCTGAGTACGCCTGGCCGGCGAGCTCGGTCCCTCAGCTGCGAAAGTGGTTGGAGGTGTCTCTGGAAGAAGGCTGCGCGTGCGTGCTCCCGTTCGAGCACACGCTGCTGAGCAACCTGCCCGAGCTGCTGGACGGGATGGGCGTGGACGCGACTGAGGCAAAGACCTTCATCGAGGAGCTGGACGCCGCATGCGGTGGCATTGCCAGGGAGCAGGGCTACTGCAACTTCCTCCTCTTCGCGGTGCGGGCGAAAGGCAAGATCCACCTCGTGCCCCAGGCCAAGCTCGCTCCAGCTGCCTTCGAAGAGCTGGGCCCCAAGCGATTCATCCGGGGCAGCTACGTGCGCCGCATCCAGGGAAAGAACCTCTCGGTCGCAACAGCCATCTGCTTCGACTTCATCGCACGGGATGAGGCGACGGATGTACGCCCGCGCGAGGCACTTCTGGGAGAGGCAAGACCGGATCTGCTCATCGTCCCCGAGTGCAACCCTTCACCCCTGAATGCCGTGTATGCCCGTGGGCTGGTGGCCCTCTATGCCGACCCCGCCTGGGCACGCCAACCGCCCGTGGTGCTCTTCACCAACGTGGCCGCGGGCACATCTCTGCCAGGGCTCAAAAGTTCCTCATTCGGGTCGAGCCGAGCCTTCGGAATGCTTGGCAGGGTCAGCTCACGGGCGGACTCCTTCTTCCATGAGTTCGGTGGCGTGGTCGCACTCAGGCCCGCTCCCTCCAAGGGATTCGATGAGCTGCCGCATCCCACCCAGAAACTGCTGACCATCCGCCCGGAGGAGTCAGCGGTCTGCCTTACCCTGCCCACCCTGGGCTCGGGCCCCACCAAGGACCCGGAAGCAGGGCGCATCCATACCGATGTTGAGCCCCTGCGCTATGTCGCGAAGGAGCAGCGCTGGCAGCCGATCCACCACACAGCGCGCCCCCCGCTCGTGCAGGGCGTTCAGGGCATCCCTACCGGCTTGCTGGAACATGCGCGCCCCGGAGTTCACACCCAGGAGGAAGAGGACTTCGCTCGGTTGCTGCGTCAGGCCTCGGGCCCGCTCTGGGTTCATGGCCCGCCCGGCAGTGGCAAGTCCATGCTGACGGCCAGCCAGCTCCATTTGCTCGTCGTGAATCCTGGGTTGGCGCGGGTCGTATGGCTGGACCTGAGCCGCTCGGAGGGCGGCTCCGTGGACAAGCTGCGGGCGGGCCTGCTGCAGGCGCTGGGCAAGCCGCGCGCGATCGACCGCTCTTCAAAAGAGCAATGGGGCGTCATCCAGCAGGAGCTGTCGCGCCGCCCCACCGTGCTCGTCTTGGACAGTTTCGAGTGGTGGTCTGGCGAAGGCGAGGCTCCACTGCCGGCGGAGTTGCGGCAGATGGCTTCCTACTGGCCTGGCCGGCTGGTGCTCACCACCCGGGGCGCGGTTCCCGAGGGTGATGCCTTCATCAAGGTTGCTCGCCTGGATGCGAGCCAGGCCCATGCCTTCCTGAGCCAGGAGGTGAGCCGTCCCGTCGACCGGCTACTCTCGGACGCGGTCCACCGCACCCTTGGTGGCCTGCCGCTAGCGCTCAGCTGGGTGGCCGGAATGCTGCGCGCCGGGCGCCCTCCCGAAGAGATCTCCGCCGGACTGGAGGTCGCGGAGCAGCGGCGGGCCCAGAGTGTCGATGCCGATGGGCTGGAGGAACTGCTGAAGGAGAGCACTGCCCAGCTGCCGCCCCAGGCGACCGCCCTCCTGGGCGTGCTCGCGCTGCTGCCTGCGCCCGTGGAGCATGAGGATCTCGCGGACATCCTCGGTTTGTCTTCCCAGCAAGTCGACGAGGCACTGGGCGAGCTGGAGGCGCGAAACCTCGTCCTGCGGGAGTCGCGGAGCGAGGGCAAGGGGGGCAAGGTCTACGGACGTCATCCCGTCGTCCGCCAGTTCGGGCGGGAAGCCACGGCCCTGCGCGAGCATCACCAGAAGCTCCTCGAGGACTGGACGCTGAAGCTGTTGAGGTCGCATGGCGGCGACAGGCGCTGGAGAGAGTTTCCGCAGGTCTGGCGACGCTGGGAGCATCTACGCGCCGTGCTGTACTGGCTCTCCGACAGTCCGCTGCCCGCGCAGCAGCGGCGCTTCCTCCAAGGCTGGCGCAACGCGGACTACCCACTCTGGTCGGGAGGACGCTGGCGGGACCGAGCAGCTCTGGGCCGCAAGGCGCTCGCGGTGGCGAAGCTGCTCGGGGCGGAGGCAGCACATGACGAGGCGCATGCCGCCTATGACTCGGTGGCGGAGACGGAGTGGCATCTGGGCATCACGCCCCTCGAAGGTGTCTGGCCGCTCTTCGAGCACGCCGAAGCGCTCATGACAGCGAGCGGCGACCGCGCCGGGCTCGTGATGGTCGACTACTATCGAGGCCGGCTGCTTCGCCATGAGAAGCGGCTGGTCGAGGCGCGAGCGCGGGCGACAAAAGCCGAGACGGCGGCCCGGGCGCTCCAGGATGAACGCCTGCTTGGGCTCGTCCTCAACCTGATGGCGAAGGTGGAGATGAGCGAGGGAAACCTGCTCATTGCCCGCGAGCGGTTTGGCGAGGCCCGCGAGTGCTTCAAGCGGCAGAAGGATGACGAGATGGTGGCGATCGTCGACCGCAACGAGGGCCAGCTTGCCTTCAAGCAGGACCTGCTCGGCCAGGCGCTCGAGCTGCTCGAGCGCTCCATGAGTGGGTTCCAGGCGCTCCGGCTCGAAGTGGAGGAGGCAGAGGCCGCCAATCACCACGCTCAGGTGCTCGCGAAGCTCGGTGAGTTCGACGAAGCCGAGGCGGAGTTCCGCTGGGCTCGAGGCATCATCGAGGAGCTCGGTGCAGCGGTCCGCGAAGAAGAGTTCAAGCAGACCGAGAAGCTGATTGAGGCGAGCCGGAAGGGCTGA
- a CDS encoding lipase family protein, with product MTTRVTQQPSTSATARTSRSNEVSVSKASRFSNDFQKWLHENGYGGYDFAKGNVPAFGGKGSAGEKVTKEPVIFIHGNSDSAAGWKGSIEHFSKQGYKSSEMYAMTWGPANPLKSSEQHHSEKYLTEVRAFIEAVKEYTGAEKVDVVGHSMGVTLARKAIQGGDGFDPYARKNYDLGEALTGSVDTFVGIAGANHGLAAAMMTGDLVPTTNKTSGLHPRSEILKDLNAVEHDEGDHVYSIWSNADEVVGVGLAGFTSPIPGQDGQKVYGTFPFGHMGLKNLTAETQLAMIRDHEVR from the coding sequence ATGACGACGCGCGTTACCCAGCAGCCGAGCACCTCCGCCACCGCCCGTACGAGCCGGTCGAATGAGGTGAGCGTGTCGAAGGCGTCGCGCTTCTCGAACGACTTCCAGAAGTGGCTGCACGAGAACGGCTACGGCGGCTACGACTTCGCCAAGGGGAACGTGCCGGCGTTCGGGGGCAAGGGCAGCGCGGGAGAGAAGGTGACGAAGGAGCCGGTCATCTTCATCCACGGCAACTCGGACAGCGCGGCGGGATGGAAGGGCTCCATCGAGCACTTCTCGAAGCAGGGCTACAAGTCGTCGGAGATGTACGCGATGACGTGGGGGCCGGCGAACCCGTTGAAGTCCTCGGAGCAGCACCACTCGGAGAAGTACCTGACGGAGGTGCGGGCGTTCATCGAGGCGGTGAAGGAGTACACGGGCGCGGAGAAGGTGGACGTGGTGGGGCACTCGATGGGGGTGACGCTGGCGCGCAAGGCGATCCAGGGTGGAGACGGGTTCGACCCATACGCGCGCAAGAACTACGACCTGGGCGAGGCGCTGACGGGGAGCGTGGACACGTTCGTGGGCATCGCGGGAGCGAACCACGGGCTGGCGGCGGCGATGATGACGGGGGACCTGGTGCCGACGACGAACAAGACGAGCGGGCTGCACCCGCGCTCGGAGATCCTCAAGGACCTGAACGCGGTGGAGCACGACGAGGGCGACCACGTCTACAGCATCTGGTCGAACGCGGACGAGGTGGTGGGGGTGGGGCTGGCGGGGTTCACCTCGCCGATTCCGGGGCAGGACGGGCAGAAGGTGTACGGCACCTTTCCGTTCGGGCACATGGGGCTGAAGAACCTGACGGCGGAGACGCAGTTGGCGATGATCCGCGACCACGAGGTCCGCTGA
- a CDS encoding AAA family ATPase — translation MRIERIELKNFRGFESRTLELAPSFNILIGDNGTGKTAILDALSIGAGALFLGLDGASPPGIHRLDVRRVTHKLGEVLTLEAAYPAQITCSGIIGDKALQWARTLEGPTKHTTHGGASELARLGTTWNNRVRAGKELTLPLISYYGTGRLWLQRRERRSTSSDGARVLRPGSRFRGYRGCLDPSSDHKGFVSWFKTMELIQIQKGQELGTLAAVKQALSKCLRGWREVLYDFRLGALIARNENTQLPFEMLSDGVRNILAMVGDIAYRAATLNPHLREEASSKTPGIVLIDEIDLHLHPLWQREVVDDLRAVFPAIQFVATTHSPFIIQSLRKNELINLDDAARETLPSRSIEDIAEAVMGVELPQRSHRHQEMMVAARAYYEALEEAKSANGRKLAALKRKLDELSAPFSDDVAYHAFLEMQRRAAKLPGDKG, via the coding sequence ATGAGGATCGAGCGCATCGAGCTCAAGAACTTTCGCGGCTTCGAGTCGCGCACCTTGGAGCTCGCTCCATCGTTCAACATCCTCATCGGCGACAACGGCACTGGAAAGACCGCCATCCTTGATGCGCTCTCCATTGGCGCGGGAGCCCTGTTCCTCGGGCTCGATGGGGCCTCCCCACCTGGTATCCACCGTCTCGATGTGCGCCGTGTCACTCACAAGCTGGGAGAGGTTCTCACCCTGGAGGCGGCCTACCCCGCGCAGATCACCTGCTCTGGCATCATCGGAGACAAGGCTCTCCAGTGGGCTCGAACCCTTGAAGGGCCGACCAAGCACACGACCCACGGGGGCGCGAGTGAGCTCGCTCGACTCGGTACCACCTGGAACAATCGGGTAAGGGCTGGGAAAGAGCTCACCCTTCCACTCATCTCGTACTACGGCACGGGCAGGCTGTGGCTCCAGCGGCGCGAGCGGCGCTCCACTTCCTCGGATGGTGCGCGCGTCCTGCGGCCTGGCTCCCGCTTCCGCGGCTATCGCGGCTGCCTCGACCCCAGCTCCGACCACAAGGGCTTTGTCTCCTGGTTCAAGACGATGGAGCTGATCCAGATCCAGAAAGGACAGGAGCTCGGAACGCTTGCCGCGGTGAAACAAGCGCTGAGCAAGTGTCTGCGCGGCTGGCGGGAGGTGCTCTACGACTTCCGGCTCGGAGCACTGATCGCGAGAAACGAGAACACGCAACTTCCCTTCGAGATGCTCAGCGACGGCGTGCGCAACATCCTCGCCATGGTGGGGGATATCGCTTACCGGGCGGCCACCCTCAACCCGCACCTGCGCGAGGAGGCATCCTCGAAAACCCCCGGCATCGTCCTCATCGACGAGATCGATCTACACCTTCATCCTCTCTGGCAACGTGAAGTCGTGGATGATCTGCGCGCTGTCTTCCCCGCCATCCAGTTCGTGGCGACAACGCACTCTCCCTTCATCATCCAGTCCCTTCGCAAGAACGAGCTCATCAACCTGGATGATGCCGCGAGGGAGACGCTCCCGAGCCGGAGTATCGAGGACATCGCCGAAGCGGTGATGGGGGTCGAGCTGCCCCAGCGCAGCCATCGACACCAGGAGATGATGGTGGCAGCGCGGGCCTATTATGAGGCGCTCGAGGAAGCCAAGAGCGCCAATGGCCGCAAGCTGGCGGCGCTCAAACGGAAGCTGGACGAGCTCTCCGCTCCGTTCAGCGATGATGTCGCGTACCACGCGTTCCTCGAGATGCAGCGGCGCGCCGCGAAGCTCCCAGGAGACAAGGGATGA
- a CDS encoding alpha/beta fold hydrolase codes for MPHIRIHGAQLYYEEHGAGTDTIVFSHGLLWSGEMFREQVAVLKDRYRVITFDHRGQGRSEKTADRLDMDSLAEDAAELIRQRSPDKPVHFVGLSMGGFVAMRLAARHPELLKSCILMETSADPEPAENKPRYRQLSWVVRLLGARLVVSKVMRIMFGQSFLTDPARAELRREWEGRLAGLERNIHRAVTGVIDRSSIHEELKNIRCPTLVLVGEEDVATVPAKAERIHQAIAGSELVRIPRAGHTSTIENPSDVNRALLDFLARKFA; via the coding sequence ATGCCGCACATCCGGATCCATGGCGCGCAGCTCTATTACGAGGAGCACGGCGCCGGTACCGATACGATCGTCTTCTCCCATGGACTGTTGTGGTCCGGGGAGATGTTCCGCGAGCAGGTCGCCGTCCTGAAGGACCGCTACCGCGTCATCACCTTCGACCATCGCGGGCAGGGCCGGTCCGAGAAGACAGCTGACCGGCTCGACATGGACTCACTGGCCGAGGACGCCGCGGAGCTGATCCGACAGCGCTCCCCCGACAAGCCGGTGCATTTCGTCGGCCTGTCCATGGGTGGCTTCGTGGCCATGCGACTGGCGGCACGGCATCCGGAGCTCTTGAAGTCCTGCATCCTGATGGAGACCAGCGCCGACCCGGAGCCGGCGGAGAACAAGCCGAGGTACCGCCAGCTCTCGTGGGTCGTGCGGCTGCTCGGCGCGAGGCTCGTCGTGTCGAAGGTGATGCGGATCATGTTCGGCCAGAGCTTCCTGACCGACCCGGCCCGAGCCGAGCTGCGGCGAGAGTGGGAAGGTCGCCTCGCGGGGCTCGAGCGAAACATCCACCGCGCGGTGACGGGAGTCATCGACCGTTCGAGCATCCATGAGGAGCTGAAGAACATCCGCTGCCCGACGCTGGTCCTCGTCGGAGAGGAAGACGTGGCCACCGTGCCCGCCAAGGCCGAGCGCATCCACCAGGCCATCGCCGGCTCGGAGTTGGTGCGCATCCCCCGTGCCGGTCACACCAGCACCATCGAGAACCCGAGCGATGTGAACCGGGCCCTGCTCGACTTCCTCGCGCGGAAGTTCGCCTGA
- a CDS encoding HNH endonuclease, with translation MRPVERGSWPLDAQGTPRAFAEYAEARGELIARLGEYCSFCESQLNASLAVEHVLPKKPNPRRALDWDNFLLACVNCNSTKGTKPVRRGKHYWPDRDNTARAFTYKADGVVTLAPGLTGPQQKVAKRTLELTGLHKLPTKDPKASDRRWMHRRDAWGRAERARTCLAACDTPDMRQCIIEQATALGYWSIWMTVFSADSDMRQRLIAAFTGTSAGCFDMQTQPVARPSGAL, from the coding sequence ATGAGGCCCGTGGAGCGCGGGAGCTGGCCGCTGGATGCCCAGGGAACGCCCCGGGCCTTCGCGGAGTACGCCGAGGCACGAGGCGAGCTCATCGCCCGGCTCGGTGAGTACTGTTCGTTCTGCGAGAGCCAGCTCAACGCGAGCCTGGCTGTCGAGCATGTCCTGCCCAAGAAGCCCAACCCACGCCGAGCGTTGGACTGGGACAACTTCTTGCTGGCTTGCGTGAACTGCAACAGCACCAAGGGCACCAAGCCTGTTCGCCGAGGGAAGCACTACTGGCCCGACCGCGACAACACGGCGCGTGCGTTTACCTACAAGGCGGATGGAGTCGTGACACTGGCGCCGGGCCTGACGGGCCCCCAGCAAAAGGTCGCGAAACGCACGCTGGAGCTGACCGGGCTCCACAAGCTCCCGACGAAAGACCCCAAAGCCAGCGACCGGCGCTGGATGCATCGCCGCGATGCATGGGGACGCGCCGAACGCGCGCGAACCTGCCTGGCGGCCTGCGACACGCCAGACATGAGGCAATGCATCATCGAGCAGGCGACCGCGCTCGGCTACTGGTCGATCTGGATGACCGTCTTCTCCGCGGACTCGGACATGCGCCAGCGGCTCATCGCCGCATTCACGGGAACCAGCGCCGGCTGCTTCGATATGCAGACCCAACCCGTCGCGCGCCCCAGCGGCGCTCTTTGA
- a CDS encoding serine/threonine protein kinase — protein sequence MGRAHVPAPHPDCLPEGTVVGNWRVVRRQGQGTYGAVYRVVPEGQESAAPVALKLALYPWDPRFVREVVLLSRIQHPSVPSLRDHGFWRHPSGAAHPYFAMEWVEGTSLYAWARESNPTSRQVLQLLAQLARALQATHAAGAVHRDVKGDNVLVRREDRRAFLTDFGAGNYPGAVRLTWQSLPPGTPAYRSPEAWRFLTRFGFSADAHYEAGPGDDLFALGVAAYRLVTGEYPSEEGHLWLPNGAGARPPLELNPRVVPQLSELILRMLAVLAEARGTAGALAEDLELAAERSGLEADHPLFVPESSPPAPQLQQEALDPFQPPWDMEEVRSSEQPAPTPPVEPAPMEAQVPVPGPARARRPRLPWFAVAAAGVLLLLWAGHIVHAWVEKVSAQAQAALETDAPDAGTSAVGDTSLTAPLASAHVPASREAVALDESPKLFPGQRKPDAKGQCPDQEQVAINGGCWVNVAMGADACERNGYVYLQGKCYAPSFAPPRKPTSEPGEPR from the coding sequence ATGGGCAGAGCACACGTACCCGCGCCGCACCCGGACTGTCTCCCCGAGGGGACGGTGGTGGGCAATTGGCGCGTGGTGCGGCGACAAGGCCAGGGCACCTATGGGGCCGTCTACCGCGTCGTTCCCGAGGGCCAGGAATCGGCGGCTCCCGTGGCGCTCAAGCTCGCCCTGTACCCGTGGGATCCGCGCTTCGTGCGCGAGGTCGTGCTGCTGTCTCGCATCCAGCACCCGAGCGTCCCGAGCCTTCGGGACCATGGCTTCTGGAGGCATCCTTCGGGCGCGGCCCATCCCTACTTCGCCATGGAGTGGGTGGAGGGCACGTCGCTGTATGCCTGGGCGCGGGAGTCCAACCCCACCTCTCGACAGGTGCTCCAGCTCCTTGCCCAGCTGGCCCGCGCGCTCCAGGCCACTCATGCGGCCGGTGCCGTGCATCGGGATGTCAAAGGCGACAATGTGTTGGTGCGGCGCGAGGACCGCCGCGCCTTTCTCACCGACTTCGGCGCGGGGAACTACCCGGGCGCGGTGCGCCTGACGTGGCAGTCGTTGCCTCCTGGGACACCGGCCTACCGTTCTCCCGAGGCGTGGCGGTTCCTGACCCGCTTCGGCTTCTCGGCGGATGCCCACTACGAAGCCGGGCCAGGCGATGACCTCTTCGCGTTGGGAGTGGCCGCTTACCGGCTCGTCACCGGCGAGTACCCGTCGGAGGAAGGGCACCTCTGGCTGCCGAACGGCGCCGGCGCGAGGCCTCCGCTGGAGCTCAATCCCCGGGTCGTGCCGCAGCTCAGTGAATTGATCCTTCGCATGCTCGCGGTACTCGCCGAGGCACGCGGCACGGCGGGAGCGCTGGCCGAGGACTTGGAACTCGCAGCGGAGCGCTCGGGCCTGGAGGCGGATCACCCCCTCTTCGTTCCTGAGTCGTCTCCTCCCGCGCCCCAGCTTCAGCAGGAGGCCCTCGACCCCTTCCAGCCTCCGTGGGATATGGAGGAGGTGCGCTCCTCCGAGCAGCCAGCACCCACCCCTCCTGTCGAGCCTGCGCCGATGGAAGCTCAGGTGCCCGTTCCTGGGCCAGCGCGTGCGCGGCGCCCCCGCCTGCCCTGGTTCGCGGTAGCGGCCGCTGGAGTGCTGCTGCTCCTATGGGCTGGGCACATCGTGCATGCGTGGGTCGAGAAGGTGTCTGCGCAGGCACAGGCGGCGCTGGAGACGGACGCCCCGGACGCCGGCACTTCGGCTGTCGGGGATACCTCGCTGACAGCGCCTCTTGCTTCCGCTCACGTCCCCGCCAGCCGCGAAGCGGTTGCCCTTGATGAGTCTCCAAAGTTGTTCCCGGGACAGCGCAAACCGGATGCGAAAGGCCAGTGCCCGGACCAAGAGCAGGTCGCTATCAACGGTGGCTGCTGGGTGAACGTCGCGATGGGTGCCGACGCCTGTGAGCGCAATGGCTACGTGTACCTCCAGGGCAAGTGCTACGCCCCCTCCTTTGCTCCGCCCCGTAAACCCACCTCGGAGCCTGGAGAGCCTCGCTAA